One window of the Penaeus monodon isolate SGIC_2016 chromosome 1, NSTDA_Pmon_1, whole genome shotgun sequence genome contains the following:
- the LOC119571022 gene encoding arrestin homolog → MVVQFKVFKKESPNGKLTIYLGRRDFVDHVTAVDPVDGVLLVDPSYLQGRKVFGQLVCSFRYGREEDEVMGLNFQKDLFLASEQIYPPKDVQPTRLQERLMKKLGANAYPFTFKMPDQAPPSVTIQPGAEDEGKPCGVEYYIKVFAGENQEDRSHRRSTAQLNIRRIQFAPSQTGRQPCTVVRKDFMLSPGELEMEVSLDKQLYYHGDQISVNITIKNNSNKTVKKIKAAVQQSVDVCLLSGGQHKSTVASVETQEGCPVSPGSGLQKCMYLTPVLSSNMDRRGIALDGHLKNIHTNLASSTLLANPENRDMFGMIISYTVKVKLYLGAMGGEVTAELPLVLMHPKPDLRRMMRADSQAQVEAFRSDSMGASVDMD, encoded by the exons ATGGTCGTCCAGTTCAAGGTGTTCAAGAAGGAATCTCCCAATGGTAAGCTGACCATCTACCTCGGCCGCCGGGACTTCGTGGATCATGTGACTGCCGTCGATCCCGTTG ATGGCGTATTGCTGGTGGATCCCTCGTACCTCCAGGGACGCAAGGTGTTCGGACAGCTGGTGTGCAGCTTCAGGTATGGTCGCGAGGAGGACGAGGTCATGGGACTGAACTTCCAGAAGGATCTGTTCCTTGCCTCCGAGCAGATTTATCCTCCCAAGGACGTCCAGCCTACTAGGCTGCAGGAACGACTCATGAAGAAGCTCGGAGCTAACGCATATCCTTTCACCTTCAAGATGCCCGATCAGGCCCCGCCCTCCGTCACCATCCAGCCCGGCGCCGAGGACGAAGGAAAACCTTGTGGCGTTGAGTACTACATCAAGGTCTTCGCTGGGGAGAATCAGGAAGATCGAAGCCATAGGAG ATCCACTGCCCAGCTAAACATCCGAAGGATTCAGTTCGCTCCTAGCCAGACCGGCCGCCAGCCTTGCACCGTCGTCAGGAAGGACTTCATGCTGAGTCCCGGAGAGCTGGAGATGGAAGTGTCGCTCGACAAGCAGCTCTATTATCATGGCGATCAAATTTCTGTCAATATCACCattaagaacaacagcaacaaaactgtCAAGAAAATCAAGGCCGCTGTCCAGCAGTCTGTTGATGTTTGCCTGTTATCGGGCGGTCAGCACAAGAGCACTGTGGCCAGCGTGGAGACCCA AGAGGGCTGCCCTGTATCCCCTGGCTCTGGCCTGCAAAAGTGCATGTATCTCACCCCAGTTCTTAGCAGCAACATGGACCGCCGAGGCATCGCCCTGGACGGACACCTGAAGAACATTCACACCAACCTGGCGTCTAGCACTCT GCTGGCGAACCCCGAGAACCGAGACATGTTCGGAATGATAATCTCCTACACCGTGAAGGTGAAGCTGTACCTCGGTGCCATGGGCGGGGAGGTCACTGCCGAACTGCCCCTCGTCCTTATGCATCCCAAG CCCGACCTCCGCCGCATGATGCGCGCCGACAGCCAGGCGCAGGTGGAGGCCTTCCGCTCCGACAGCATGGGCGCCTCCGTCGACATGGACTAA